One stretch of Flavobacterium sp. 9 DNA includes these proteins:
- the mazG gene encoding nucleoside triphosphate pyrophosphohydrolase, whose product MSKELQLKAFERLLIIMDELREQCPWDKKQTLQTLRHLTIEETYELGDAILDNDLNEVKKELGDLLLHIVFYAKIGSETNDFDIADVCNEICDKLIHRHPHIYSDTVVKDEEEVKQNWEKLKLKEGKKSVLEGVPRSLPALVKASRIQDKVKGVGFDWEEPHQVWDKVQEELEELQVEVESGDQDKIEAEFGDVLFSMINYARFLNVNPEDALERTNKKFIKRFQYLESKAGELGKPLMDMTLAEMDVFWNEAKKL is encoded by the coding sequence ATGAGCAAAGAACTTCAACTTAAGGCCTTCGAAAGATTATTAATTATAATGGATGAGCTTCGTGAGCAATGTCCTTGGGATAAAAAGCAAACTTTGCAGACGCTCAGACATCTTACAATTGAAGAAACTTATGAATTAGGTGATGCCATTTTGGATAATGATCTGAATGAAGTTAAAAAAGAATTAGGTGATTTATTACTACATATTGTTTTTTATGCTAAAATTGGTTCTGAAACCAATGATTTTGATATTGCAGATGTTTGTAATGAGATTTGTGATAAGTTAATCCACCGTCATCCTCATATTTATAGCGATACAGTTGTTAAAGACGAAGAAGAAGTCAAACAAAATTGGGAAAAGTTAAAGCTTAAAGAAGGTAAAAAATCAGTTTTAGAAGGTGTTCCAAGAAGTTTGCCGGCATTAGTAAAAGCAAGCCGAATTCAGGATAAAGTAAAAGGAGTAGGTTTTGACTGGGAAGAACCACATCAGGTTTGGGATAAAGTGCAGGAAGAACTTGAAGAATTACAAGTTGAGGTAGAATCCGGTGATCAGGATAAAATTGAAGCCGAATTTGGAGATGTTTTATTCTCGATGATTAATTATGCACGATTTCTAAATGTAAATCCCGAAGATGCTTTAGAGCGTACAAACAAAAAGTTTATAAAGCGTTTTCAATATCTTGAAAGTAAAGCTGGTGAATTGGGAAAACCTTTGATGGATATGACTTTGGCAGAAATGGACGTGTTTTGGAACGAAGCTAAAAAACTATAA
- a CDS encoding Crp/Fnr family transcriptional regulator → MNKCDQCIVRQLSSLKALNKDEVIKLANSKSTYNIKKGEAIFEEGELTNGVFCIKDGVGKLSKLSANGKDQIIKLVKSGELLGQRSMISNEPANLTAKAVADMEVCFIPKSEIIHFFNTNNQFSMNLMQSVCEDLKESENEKIALVQKTVKQRLAETLLYLYDAFGENTDKTLKVQLSREELAGMIGTATESCIRLLSDFNKLELIELLGKKIILKNIKALKKLAE, encoded by the coding sequence ATGAATAAATGTGACCAATGTATCGTAAGACAGTTATCTTCTCTTAAAGCACTGAATAAAGACGAGGTTATAAAGTTGGCTAATAGCAAATCTACTTACAACATTAAAAAAGGCGAAGCTATTTTTGAAGAAGGCGAATTAACAAATGGTGTTTTTTGTATAAAAGATGGTGTTGGAAAACTTTCTAAATTAAGCGCCAACGGAAAAGATCAGATTATTAAGCTGGTAAAATCAGGTGAACTTTTAGGACAACGCTCTATGATTAGTAATGAGCCTGCAAATTTGACTGCAAAAGCTGTTGCTGATATGGAAGTTTGCTTTATTCCGAAAAGCGAAATCATACATTTCTTCAATACTAACAATCAATTCTCAATGAACCTGATGCAATCTGTCTGTGAAGATTTGAAAGAATCTGAAAACGAAAAAATTGCGTTAGTTCAAAAAACCGTAAAACAACGATTAGCAGAAACTTTGCTGTACTTGTATGATGCATTTGGAGAAAATACAGATAAAACTCTAAAAGTACAACTTAGCAGAGAAGAATTAGCCGGAATGATTGGAACCGCAACAGAAAGCTGCATTCGATTGTTATCTGACTTTAATAAACTGGAATTGATTGAATTACTAGGTAAAAAAATAATCCTTAAAAACATAAAAGCATTAAAAAAACTAGCTGAATAG
- a CDS encoding heavy metal translocating P-type ATPase metal-binding domain-containing protein, which produces MSEQGCFHCGLTIPKNEEINFDEKKFCCNGCKTVYEIFSLHDLTCYYDFEKSPGATPQDIQGKYDFLDNEAILSKVLEFQEGNTAIVSLNIPHIHCSSCIWILENLNRIQSGISTSQVNFPEKRVRITFNSDLVSLKDIVNLLSSIGYEPYISLENYETGKNSVDRSLTYKLGVAFFCFGNIMLLSFPEYFEIKEFWLDNYKPFFRILIFVLALPSFLYSASGYYVSAYKSIKSRMLNIDIPIALGIIVMFVRSTFDIVMNYGSGFFDSLTGLVFFMLLGKMFQIKTYSFLSFERDFKSYFPIAVTRINSDTSEESVPIYDILKGNRLLIRNQELIPVDGILISESTEIDYSFVTGEAVPITKKSGDKVFAGGKQIGKVVEMEVLHSVSQSYLTQLWSNEIFQKKVFQKHKTITDAISRYFTPILLLIAFGGFGYWIFIDANTAFNVFTAVLIVACPCALALTAPFTFGNILRIMGKQKMYLKNALVIEQLARVDTIVFDKTGTITTNKKSNIQYEGDKLSEEDFILIKNVLRGSNHPLSRMLYDFLPESKRLAIDDFQEITGRGIQAFTENKLIKIGSAEFVDSPVSDLSEIEKTGLHIRINDTYYGKFTFQNQYREGLEKLFLTLSKDYQIKVLSGDNDGERSNLEAILPKNTELIFNQKPEQKLEFIKKLQESGQNVMMVGDGLNDAGALAQSNVGISISENVNVFSPACDAILAASEFSRLDYFLRLSQKSITIIKMSFVLSLLYNIVGLSFAITGNLLPLVAAIIMPLSTITIVSFVTFMSNYFSASNLKRL; this is translated from the coding sequence ATGAGTGAGCAGGGTTGCTTTCATTGTGGACTTACCATTCCTAAAAATGAAGAAATCAATTTTGATGAAAAAAAGTTTTGTTGCAACGGTTGTAAAACAGTTTACGAAATTTTTAGTCTTCATGATTTAACCTGTTATTATGATTTTGAAAAATCGCCGGGAGCTACTCCTCAAGATATACAAGGTAAATATGATTTCCTGGATAATGAAGCTATTTTATCAAAAGTATTAGAATTCCAAGAAGGAAACACCGCAATAGTTTCTTTAAATATTCCTCATATTCATTGTAGTTCTTGTATTTGGATTCTTGAAAATCTAAATCGAATTCAATCCGGAATAAGCACTTCTCAGGTTAATTTTCCTGAAAAAAGAGTTCGAATTACTTTCAATTCAGATCTTGTTTCCCTTAAGGATATTGTTAATTTGCTTAGCTCAATCGGTTATGAACCTTATATAAGTTTAGAAAATTACGAGACAGGAAAAAATAGTGTTGATCGTAGTTTAACCTACAAACTTGGTGTTGCCTTTTTTTGTTTTGGAAACATTATGTTGCTTTCTTTTCCGGAATACTTTGAAATCAAAGAGTTCTGGCTTGATAATTATAAACCTTTTTTTAGAATTTTAATCTTTGTTTTGGCATTGCCAAGCTTTTTATATTCAGCAAGCGGTTATTATGTTTCTGCTTATAAAAGTATAAAATCGAGAATGTTAAACATCGATATTCCAATTGCTTTAGGAATTATTGTAATGTTTGTGCGAAGTACGTTTGACATTGTTATGAATTATGGATCCGGTTTTTTTGACAGTTTAACAGGATTGGTATTTTTCATGTTACTCGGAAAAATGTTTCAAATAAAGACTTATAGTTTTTTAAGTTTCGAAAGAGATTTTAAATCTTATTTTCCAATTGCTGTTACTAGAATTAATTCAGATACTTCTGAAGAAAGCGTACCTATTTATGATATTTTAAAAGGTAATCGTCTACTAATAAGAAATCAGGAATTAATTCCAGTTGACGGTATTTTAATAAGTGAAAGTACCGAAATTGATTATAGTTTTGTTACAGGTGAAGCGGTTCCGATAACAAAAAAATCTGGAGACAAGGTATTTGCTGGCGGAAAACAAATAGGTAAAGTTGTAGAGATGGAAGTTTTACATTCTGTTTCGCAAAGCTATCTGACGCAATTATGGAGCAATGAAATTTTTCAGAAAAAGGTATTTCAAAAACACAAAACCATTACAGATGCAATTAGTCGTTATTTCACACCTATATTATTATTAATTGCTTTTGGAGGATTTGGGTATTGGATATTTATTGATGCCAATACCGCTTTCAATGTTTTTACAGCAGTTTTAATTGTAGCTTGTCCTTGTGCATTGGCTCTTACAGCACCGTTTACTTTTGGAAATATTCTTCGAATAATGGGTAAGCAGAAAATGTACCTTAAAAATGCTTTAGTAATTGAACAATTAGCAAGAGTTGATACGATAGTTTTTGATAAAACCGGAACAATTACAACCAACAAAAAATCAAATATTCAATATGAAGGTGATAAATTGAGTGAAGAAGATTTTATACTTATTAAAAATGTTCTTCGCGGCTCAAATCATCCTTTAAGCCGAATGTTATATGATTTTTTACCCGAATCAAAAAGGCTTGCAATAGATGATTTTCAGGAGATAACAGGAAGAGGAATTCAAGCTTTTACAGAAAATAAATTAATTAAAATTGGTTCTGCAGAGTTTGTAGATAGTCCAGTTTCGGATCTTTCAGAAATTGAAAAAACAGGCCTGCATATTAGGATCAATGATACTTATTATGGGAAATTCACATTCCAGAATCAATATCGAGAAGGCTTAGAAAAACTATTTCTCACATTGAGTAAAGACTATCAAATAAAAGTACTTTCGGGAGATAATGATGGAGAACGTTCTAATTTGGAAGCGATTTTGCCAAAAAATACAGAATTGATTTTTAATCAAAAACCAGAACAGAAACTGGAGTTTATCAAAAAACTACAAGAAAGTGGTCAAAATGTGATGATGGTTGGAGACGGTTTAAATGATGCCGGAGCATTAGCGCAGAGTAATGTTGGGATCTCTATTTCTGAAAATGTGAATGTGTTTTCTCCTGCTTGTGATGCGATTTTAGCAGCAAGTGAATTTTCGCGACTGGATTATTTTTTAAGATTATCGCAAAAATCAATTACAATAATAAAGATGAGTTTTGTCTTATCATTACTTTATAATATTGTAGGACTTTCCTTTGCTATTACTGGCAATCTACTTCCTTTAGTTGCGGCGATTATCATGCCTTTAAGTACTATTACGATAGTAAGTTTTGTGACTTTTATGTCTAACTATTTCAGTGCTAGTAATTTAAAACGATTATAA
- the ccoS gene encoding cbb3-type cytochrome oxidase assembly protein CcoS — protein sequence MSVIYLLISVSIFVAIGFFIAFIVAVKSGQYDDDYTPSVRMLFDDETKITPQNNNSPTEEKQV from the coding sequence ATGAGTGTTATTTATCTATTAATTTCAGTAAGTATTTTCGTCGCAATTGGGTTTTTTATTGCTTTTATTGTGGCTGTTAAATCCGGACAATATGATGACGATTATACTCCTTCAGTCAGAATGCTTTTTGACGACGAAACCAAAATTACCCCACAAAATAATAATTCACCAACCGAAGAAAAACAAGTATAA
- the ccoN gene encoding cytochrome-c oxidase, cbb3-type subunit I, whose amino-acid sequence MEMEQFYYDNKIVKKFIYATILFGVVGMLVGLTLAVMYLFPNITDGISWLSYGRLRPLHTNAVIFAFVGNAFFAGMYYSLQRLLKARMFSDFLSNLHFWGWQLIIVAAAITLPLGYTSSKEYAELEWPIDIAIALIWVVMGINMIGTMLRRRERHLYVAIWFYLATFVTVAVLHIFNNIELPVSALKSYSVYAGVQDALVQWWYGHNAVAFFLTTPFLGLMYYFIPKVANRPIYSYRLSIIHFWSLIFIYIWAGPHHLLYSALPNWAQNLGVAFSVMLIAPSWGGMINGLLTLRGAWDKVREEPVLKFFVVAITGYGMATFEGPMLSLKNVNAIAHYTDWIIAHVHVGALAWNGFMSFGIIYWLIPRMTKSTLFSKKLANFHFWIGTLGIILYALPMYVAGFQQASMWKQFNPDGTLTYGNFLETVTAIMPLYWMRAIGGSLYLIGMLTLVYNIIMTVRAGHTIEDELAQAPALQRISSNRLSGEKFHTWLERKPIQLTILATIAILIGGIIQIVPTIMVKSNIPTISSVKPYSPLELEGRDLYIREGCVGCHSQSVRPFRSEVERYGPQSKAGEFVYDHPFLWGSKRTGPDLLRVGGKYNDNWHFNHFWNPQSISAGSIMPGYKWLFDNEPMDISLTQKKMQAMVTLGVPYTEAEVANAQKTLRTQALAIEKSLENDPDYVKSYEESKKKAAAKGEKFVPMNEREIVAMIAYIQRLGTDIKVKETSK is encoded by the coding sequence ATGGAAATGGAACAGTTTTACTACGACAACAAAATTGTAAAAAAATTCATTTATGCCACTATCCTTTTTGGAGTAGTAGGTATGTTAGTGGGGCTAACCTTAGCGGTTATGTACCTTTTTCCCAACATAACAGATGGGATTTCATGGCTTAGTTACGGTCGTTTAAGACCATTACATACCAATGCAGTTATTTTTGCCTTTGTCGGAAATGCGTTTTTTGCCGGTATGTATTATTCGCTACAGCGCTTGTTAAAAGCCAGAATGTTCAGTGATTTTTTAAGTAACTTACATTTTTGGGGTTGGCAGCTTATTATTGTAGCGGCAGCTATAACATTACCATTAGGTTATACTTCATCAAAAGAATATGCCGAATTAGAATGGCCAATTGATATTGCGATTGCGCTTATTTGGGTTGTAATGGGAATCAATATGATTGGTACGATGTTACGTCGTAGAGAGCGTCATTTATATGTTGCAATCTGGTTCTATCTTGCAACATTTGTAACAGTTGCTGTTTTGCATATTTTCAATAATATTGAGCTTCCGGTTTCAGCTTTAAAAAGTTATTCTGTTTATGCGGGAGTTCAGGATGCTTTGGTACAATGGTGGTACGGTCATAATGCGGTTGCATTTTTCTTAACGACACCATTTTTAGGATTAATGTATTACTTCATCCCTAAAGTAGCTAATCGTCCTATTTACTCGTATCGTTTATCAATTATTCACTTTTGGTCTTTGATATTTATTTATATCTGGGCGGGACCACACCATCTATTATACTCAGCTTTACCAAACTGGGCTCAGAATTTAGGAGTTGCATTTTCAGTAATGTTAATTGCTCCTTCTTGGGGAGGAATGATCAACGGATTATTGACATTAAGAGGTGCTTGGGACAAGGTTCGTGAAGAACCAGTTTTGAAATTCTTTGTAGTAGCAATTACAGGTTACGGAATGGCGACTTTTGAAGGTCCTATGCTTTCTTTAAAAAATGTAAATGCGATAGCGCATTACACAGATTGGATTATTGCACACGTTCACGTAGGAGCATTAGCATGGAATGGATTTATGTCATTTGGTATCATTTACTGGTTGATTCCCCGAATGACGAAAAGCACATTATTCTCTAAGAAGTTAGCCAATTTCCATTTCTGGATTGGGACTTTAGGAATTATTTTATACGCTTTACCAATGTATGTAGCTGGTTTTCAACAAGCATCAATGTGGAAACAATTTAATCCAGACGGGACATTAACGTATGGTAATTTCCTTGAGACTGTTACAGCTATTATGCCATTATATTGGATGAGAGCAATTGGAGGTAGTTTGTATTTAATTGGTATGCTAACGCTGGTTTATAATATAATAATGACCGTTAGAGCTGGTCATACTATCGAAGATGAATTAGCTCAGGCTCCAGCTTTACAAAGAATAAGCAGTAATAGATTAAGTGGAGAAAAATTCCATACCTGGTTAGAAAGAAAGCCAATTCAATTAACCATTTTGGCTACAATAGCTATTCTGATTGGTGGTATTATTCAAATCGTACCAACAATTATGGTTAAATCAAATATACCAACAATTTCTAGTGTTAAACCATATTCACCTTTAGAGCTTGAAGGTCGTGATCTATATATCAGAGAAGGTTGTGTAGGTTGTCACTCACAGTCAGTTCGTCCTTTTAGAAGTGAAGTAGAACGTTATGGACCACAATCAAAAGCGGGAGAGTTTGTATATGATCATCCATTCCTTTGGGGATCAAAACGTACAGGTCCTGATTTGTTAAGAGTAGGAGGCAAGTATAATGATAACTGGCATTTTAATCACTTCTGGAATCCGCAAAGTATTTCTGCAGGTTCAATTATGCCGGGTTATAAGTGGTTGTTTGATAATGAGCCAATGGATATTTCCCTAACTCAAAAGAAAATGCAAGCCATGGTTACACTTGGAGTTCCTTATACAGAAGCAGAGGTTGCAAATGCACAAAAAACGTTAAGAACTCAGGCACTTGCAATAGAGAAAAGCTTAGAAAACGATCCGGATTATGTAAAAAGTTACGAGGAGAGCAAGAAAAAAGCAGCTGCAAAAGGCGAAAAATTTGTTCCTATGAATGAAAGAGAAATCGTTGCGATGATTGCTTATATACAAAGACTTGGAACTGATATAAAAGTAAAAGAGACATCTAAATAA
- a CDS encoding CcoQ/FixQ family Cbb3-type cytochrome c oxidase assembly chaperone — protein MFEQIKHNMETISGIAIYPILSLLIFFFFFVGLGFWVFSYKKEKIQEMSEIPLDEGYGIISKDI, from the coding sequence ATGTTTGAACAGATAAAACACAATATGGAGACTATTTCGGGTATTGCCATTTACCCGATACTTTCTCTCTTGATATTTTTCTTCTTTTTTGTTGGCTTAGGCTTTTGGGTGTTCTCCTATAAAAAAGAAAAAATCCAGGAAATGAGTGAAATACCTTTGGATGAAGGATATGGTATAATTTCAAAAGATATTTAA
- a CDS encoding cbb3-type cytochrome c oxidase N-terminal domain-containing protein, protein MKKFFPVYVRVPLIFFIVFGLMEYFIDSGDKPAFIKYPMVSVFLLVFLFILIAIEITLSAVNRVMYQLMSPEEKAKLEHENSLSLTESTWYKDLMLKLTQTQPIEKEGDLLMDHDYDGIKELDNNLPPWWVYLFYICIVFGVIYVARYELFGGDDQETELKKEMAQAKIDVDEYLKTAPDLMDEKTVVLLTDPENLAIGKEIFTTNCAACHRADAGGQIGPNLTDDRWILGGGIKNLFHTITNGGRDGKGMIAWKGTLKPKEIQKVASYILSLQGSNPKDPKEAEGEVWVDDSAPAKDTTASTAKDSTEVKK, encoded by the coding sequence ATGAAAAAATTTTTCCCAGTATATGTAAGAGTACCGCTGATTTTCTTCATCGTCTTTGGATTGATGGAATATTTTATAGATTCAGGCGATAAACCGGCTTTTATAAAATATCCAATGGTTTCTGTCTTTTTACTTGTCTTTTTATTTATACTGATAGCAATCGAGATTACATTAAGTGCTGTCAATCGTGTCATGTATCAATTGATGTCACCGGAAGAAAAGGCGAAATTGGAACATGAAAATAGTTTGAGCTTAACAGAAAGTACTTGGTATAAAGATTTAATGCTTAAGCTTACCCAAACACAGCCTATTGAAAAAGAAGGTGACTTGCTAATGGATCATGATTATGATGGAATTAAAGAGTTAGACAATAATTTACCGCCATGGTGGGTATATTTATTTTATATCTGTATTGTTTTTGGAGTAATCTATGTAGCGCGTTATGAACTTTTTGGAGGAGACGATCAGGAAACAGAACTTAAAAAAGAAATGGCTCAGGCAAAAATAGATGTAGACGAATATCTTAAAACTGCTCCGGATTTAATGGATGAAAAAACAGTTGTTTTACTTACCGATCCGGAAAATTTAGCAATTGGAAAAGAAATATTCACAACCAATTGTGCTGCTTGTCACCGTGCTGATGCTGGTGGGCAAATTGGACCAAACTTAACGGATGATCGTTGGATTCTAGGAGGAGGAATTAAAAATCTTTTTCATACTATAACAAATGGAGGTCGAGATGGTAAAGGAATGATTGCCTGGAAAGGAACCTTAAAACCTAAGGAAATTCAAAAAGTAGCAAGTTACATTCTTTCCTTACAAGGAAGTAATCCAAAAGACCCAAAAGAAGCAGAAGGAGAAGTTTGGGTAGATGATAGTGCTCCAGCAAAAGATACCACAGCAAGTACAGCAAAAGATAGTACTGAAGTTAAAAAATAA
- the ccoG gene encoding cytochrome c oxidase accessory protein CcoG has product MSNLPDEAFRDTIGTIDEGGNRKFIFPKKPSGKFYEYRKIVSYVLLAILVANPFIKVNGNQFMMFNVMERRFNIFGFPFWPQDFYLFVISMLVGIVFIILFTVVFGRIFCGWICPQTIFLEMVFRRIEYWIDGDRGAQLRLSRQEWNAEKIRKRSIKWIIFFLISFGIANVFLAYLVGSDQLFLMVKEGPIKQASNFIALLIFTGVFYFVFVWFREQVCIIACPYGRLQGVLLDDKSINVAYDFVRGEKEVGRAKFNKKEDRIATGKGDCIDCHQCVHVCPMGIDIRNGTQLECTNCTACIDECDTIMESVGLPKGLIRYASEDEIVKKAPFKFTARMKGYTAVLFILLSVFVGMLFLRTDVQAIVLRLPGQLFQHKGDKISNVYTYKIVNKTMKDYHDIHFELIDQKGTIKNVGNQHFKVLKEGISQGTLFIEIDQALLESDKTKVEIGVYNGKELIETTTTNFLGPRSFN; this is encoded by the coding sequence ATGTCAAATTTACCAGACGAAGCTTTTAGAGATACCATCGGAACTATTGATGAAGGGGGTAATCGAAAATTTATTTTCCCTAAAAAACCGTCTGGTAAATTCTATGAATACAGGAAAATAGTTAGTTATGTTTTGCTGGCTATTTTAGTTGCCAATCCGTTTATAAAAGTAAATGGAAACCAATTTATGATGTTCAATGTTATGGAACGTCGATTTAATATTTTTGGATTTCCATTTTGGCCGCAGGATTTTTATCTCTTTGTAATTTCAATGCTTGTTGGAATTGTATTTATTATCTTGTTTACAGTTGTATTTGGCAGAATTTTTTGCGGTTGGATTTGTCCACAAACTATTTTTCTTGAAATGGTTTTTCGCCGAATTGAATATTGGATTGATGGTGATCGCGGTGCTCAATTGCGATTATCAAGACAAGAATGGAACGCAGAAAAAATACGAAAGAGATCGATCAAATGGATCATTTTTTTCTTGATTTCATTTGGCATCGCCAATGTTTTTCTTGCTTATTTGGTAGGAAGTGATCAACTATTTTTGATGGTTAAGGAAGGACCAATTAAACAAGCAAGTAATTTTATTGCCTTATTGATCTTTACCGGAGTTTTCTATTTTGTTTTTGTTTGGTTTCGTGAACAGGTTTGTATTATTGCTTGTCCATACGGAAGATTGCAAGGTGTACTTTTAGACGATAAATCGATTAATGTAGCCTACGATTTTGTACGAGGTGAAAAAGAAGTTGGGCGCGCAAAATTCAATAAAAAAGAAGATAGGATTGCAACCGGAAAAGGTGATTGTATTGATTGTCATCAATGTGTACACGTTTGTCCAATGGGAATCGACATTAGAAACGGAACGCAATTAGAATGTACCAATTGTACCGCTTGTATTGACGAATGCGATACAATTATGGAAAGTGTTGGTTTGCCTAAAGGACTTATTAGATATGCATCTGAAGATGAAATTGTAAAAAAAGCACCTTTCAAGTTTACTGCAAGAATGAAAGGCTACACGGCTGTTTTATTTATTTTGCTAAGTGTTTTTGTTGGAATGCTATTTTTAAGAACAGATGTTCAGGCGATTGTTTTACGTTTACCAGGGCAGTTATTTCAGCACAAAGGAGATAAAATTAGCAATGTATATACTTATAAGATTGTTAATAAGACAATGAAAGATTATCACGACATTCATTTCGAATTAATTGACCAAAAAGGAACTATTAAAAATGTCGGAAATCAACATTTTAAAGTTTTAAAAGAAGGGATTTCGCAAGGAACCTTATTTATAGAAATTGATCAGGCTCTTTTGGAAAGTGATAAAACCAAAGTTGAAATTGGAGTTTACAACGGCAAAGAGTTGATTGAAACTACCACAACTAATTTTTTAGGACCAAGAAGTTTTAATTAA
- a CDS encoding FixH family protein — translation MKINWGTGIVIAFALFMTFILYFVFEVQSNNKYDNDLVVEEYYKHDSHFQDEMARIQNAHDLQQKPSITYTESGVKIAFPATFENDKVKGNVLLYRPSNKKFDFDTQIALTNSALLIPQKKLIKGRWDVNMEWEYKGTKYLSKEVIYVN, via the coding sequence ATGAAAATAAATTGGGGAACAGGAATTGTCATTGCATTCGCATTGTTTATGACTTTTATTTTATATTTTGTTTTTGAAGTACAATCAAATAATAAATACGACAATGACTTAGTTGTCGAAGAATATTACAAACATGATTCTCATTTTCAGGACGAAATGGCTCGAATTCAAAATGCTCATGATTTACAGCAAAAACCTTCGATTACTTATACTGAAAGCGGTGTAAAAATTGCTTTTCCTGCCACTTTTGAAAATGATAAAGTAAAAGGAAATGTATTATTGTACAGACCTTCAAACAAGAAATTTGATTTTGATACCCAAATAGCTTTGACCAATTCAGCTTTGCTTATTCCGCAAAAGAAGTTGATTAAAGGACGTTGGGATGTTAATATGGAATGGGAATATAAAGGAACAAAATACCTTTCGAAAGAAGTGATTTATGTGAATTAA
- a CDS encoding sulfite exporter TauE/SafE family protein: MLYSTFILGLISSLHCIGMCGPIAMMLPVDRQNEAKRVTQIITYHLGRLTAYATIGLIFGLLGRGFFLAGLQQKMSIFIGVAMIIVVLIPERVFSKYNFSKPIYKIISKIKSSLGNQFKKKTYKSLFTIGLLNGFLPCGMVYVALFGAIAMQSASFGVLYMILFGLGTMPLMTIVVYVNSLIKLPFRNKIQKAIPYVAVIIGVLFILRGLGLGIPYISPSNMSLFVQGTPNCH, encoded by the coding sequence ATGTTGTACTCAACTTTTATATTAGGATTAATTAGTAGTTTGCACTGCATAGGAATGTGTGGTCCAATTGCTATGATGTTACCGGTAGATAGACAAAATGAAGCTAAGCGAGTAACTCAAATTATAACCTATCATTTAGGTCGTTTGACAGCTTATGCAACAATAGGTTTGATTTTTGGTTTATTAGGAAGAGGTTTTTTTCTGGCGGGGTTGCAACAAAAAATGTCCATTTTTATTGGTGTAGCAATGATAATCGTGGTTTTAATTCCGGAGAGAGTTTTTTCTAAGTATAATTTCTCAAAACCTATTTACAAAATCATCTCAAAAATAAAATCAAGCTTAGGAAATCAATTTAAAAAGAAAACTTATAAATCTCTTTTTACAATTGGATTATTAAATGGCTTTTTGCCTTGCGGAATGGTATATGTAGCTTTGTTTGGCGCTATTGCCATGCAAAGTGCCAGTTTTGGAGTTTTGTATATGATCTTATTCGGCTTGGGAACAATGCCGCTTATGACAATTGTAGTGTATGTCAATTCGTTGATAAAACTTCCTTTTAGAAATAAAATTCAAAAAGCAATTCCCTATGTTGCTGTTATTATTGGAGTACTATTCATCCTTAGAGGACTTGGTTTAGGAATTCCTTATATTTCTCCATCAAATATGAGTTTGTTTGTACAAGGAACTCCTAATTGTCATTAA